One genomic window of Spartobacteria bacterium includes the following:
- a CDS encoding nucleotidyltransferase domain-containing protein yields the protein MLSISTPGEDARKTKLEWMSSIAHFLMQYDALDMAYLYGSFAKGTARKTSDIDIAVAGIKPLTASLLLELMNGLASLTHREIDLIDLQQVNGLILREAMQGDDLFCRNIVVREQLMKKLVYDQEDFMPLRRKMMERRRHLELYGHD from the coding sequence GTGTTATCGATTTCGACACCCGGCGAAGATGCTCGAAAAACGAAATTAGAATGGATGTCGTCCATCGCCCATTTTCTCATGCAGTACGATGCATTGGATATGGCCTATCTTTACGGATCTTTTGCCAAAGGAACCGCGCGAAAAACCTCGGATATCGATATTGCAGTGGCTGGAATCAAGCCGTTGACGGCGTCGCTATTGCTGGAGCTGATGAATGGACTGGCATCGTTAACCCACCGAGAAATTGATCTTATCGATCTCCAGCAGGTGAATGGGTTGATCTTACGGGAAGCCATGCAAGGGGATGACCTTTTTTGCCGTAATATTGTTGTGAGGGAACAACTGATGAAAAAGCTGGTTTATGATCAAGAAGATTTTATGCCGTTGCGCCGTAAAATGATGGAACGGCGGCGCCACTTGGAGCTGTATGGCCATGACTGA